The Xylanibacillus composti sequence AAGAGAGCAGGGACTTGCCAAGTCCCCACTCATGCAGCCGTCCTGCAAGCACATTATGAATGACAGGCAGAGAGCCGACCAAGTCGAATTGCTGGCGGATCATGCCGACGACCTTCGCCAATTGCTTGCCGGAAGCGTAGCTCTCGGCGGGCTTTCCGGCAATGCGCAGCGACCCGGCATCAGGCCGGATCGTGCCGGCCAGCATATTCAAGCAAGTGGTCTTGCCGGCGCCGCTAGGTCCGATCAGCGCGACGATCTCGCCTTTGCGTATGTGCAGATCCAAGGGATGCAGCGTATAGGCTGCCCCGTAGGACTTGCAGACCTGTTCCAGCGCGAACATTTCGGTATCAGGCATGGTTTGTCCCCTTCAGTCTAGTTGTTCCTTCTTATTTGATAATGCCCAATTGCTTGGCGACTTCCTCAATTTCCGCATAGTTGCCGTTGTTCGTCTCGACGAATTGATCGGTCTGGAACGGCTCCAGCAGCTCAGCGTGTTCGGTCATATTCATGCCGAGCAGCGCGGCGGCGACCGCTTCCTTCGTCCCATCGCCGTACGCGGCATCGACATCGTTAATCGTCCAGTTGTAATCGAAGTAAGCCGGCGTTGTTTCTACAACCTTGACTTTGCTCAAGTCAATCGATCCTTCTTCGACGCGGCTCTTCCAGACTACCGCATTCAATGCCCCGGCTTGGTAAGCGCCGGACTCCACCAGCTGCCAGGTCTTGTCATGGGAACCCGTATAGTTCGGAGTGCCGTCGAAATCCTGCTCCGGATCAATCCCCGCTTGCATGAGGAAGTGGCGCGGCATCAGATGACCGGATGTCGAGCTTTCGCTGCCGAAGGCGAAGCTCAGTCCAGCCAAATCCGACAGGCTATTCACATCCAGATCAGCTTGCGCGATGAATACGGAATGGAACTCGCCATCCTCGGGCCGCATGGCAATCGCTTCGGAGCCCGGCGTCATATTGCGAGCCTGCACGCCAGTCAGCCCGCCGAACCAAGCCAGCTGAATATCCCCGCGCTGGAAAGCCGTCACGAGTGCAGCGTAATCCTGCGTAGGCACATATTCCACCGTCAGCCCGGTTTGCTCGCTCAGATAGTCAGCCACTCCGCCGAATCTTCTAGTCAGCACGGCCACGTCTTGATCGGGAATACCGCCGATCTTGAAGACAGGCGTTACCTCAGGCGTATTCGCCGCCGCACCCTCATTGGCGCTGTTCGCGCCCCCGTTGCTTCCGCTCCCGTTGCTTCCGCCGCCGCATCCTGCGAGCAGAACGAGAACAGCCGCTAAGGCTGCAAGCGCTAGTATAGTTTTTCTTGTCATTGCGAACATGTACAAGTACCCCCTGCAAGTGATGTCTAGTGTTTTGGTGATCATGATATTTCCTCAGCAAGCTTAGAAAAAAATATCATCAAATAATGTAGCACCAATCGAAGAGAATGTAAATTGGTATGAAAAGCCGGGAAGTCAGAGCGGCGTACAGAAGCAATCGACGGATTGGCGCGTGTGTAGTCATGGGCGATGCTGATGAAGAATAGTTATTTGCCGCAAGAGCAAATTCAAGTAGACTAGGGAGAAAGGACGAATATGAGGAGGAGTCCATCATGAAGGCAAGCACCAACATGAAGGAATATAGGCTGTCCGATATCGAGCATTTGAAGGTTCACGGCCGCACGACAGGCCGCCTGTCTCCGCTAACGCTGTTCTGGACAGGCAGCGGGATCGAGCTGAACGCAACAGGCTCGGAGCTGTGGATCGAGGTGGAAGTCGACTATGAGCAGTACGAGCCGTGGATTAGCCTCTTGGTTAACGGCGCTGTGGTCAGCAGGCAAATGCTCACCGCAGGCCGGTATTGGATATGCCTGTTCCGCGGCATGAATGCGGCCAAAGCGAAGCAGATTCGACTGGTCAAAGACTTGCAGGCGATGAGCGCGGACCCGGCTTGCTCGCTGCATATCCATGCGGTGAAGAGCGACGGGCACATCCTGCCTGTCGAGGAGAAGCCGTACAAAATTGAATTTATAGGCGACAGCATCACATCGGGAGAAGGCGCAATCGGCGCGAAGGAAGAGGAAGACTGGATTCCGATGTGGTTCAGCGCTGTCCATAACTATGCTGCGCTGACTGCGGAAGCGTTGAATGCCGAATATCGCATTCTCTCCCAAAGCGGCTGGGGAGTATTGACGAGCTGGGACAACAATCCCCGCGGCAATCTGCCGGATTACTACGAGCAAGTATGCGGCTTGCTGACAGGCGAGAAGAACCGGGCGCTGGGGGCGTTCGAAGCGCATGACTTTGCCTCGTGGCAGCCGGATGTGGTGGTAGTGAATCTGGGGACCAATGACGGCGGAGCATTTCACTCGCCTCCTTGGCGGGATGAGGCGACAGGGGAGACGCATCAACAGCGCTTGCTGGAGGATGGCACTTATCATGCGGAGGATGTGCAAGCGTTCGAAGATGCTGTCGTGCAATTTCTCCGCAAGCTCAGAAGGTGCAATCCGCAAGCACAGATCGTCTGGGCTTACGGCATGCTGGGCATTCCGATGATGCCGGCGATTTACCGTGCGGTGGATGCGTATAGGAAGCAGACCGGAGACCGGAACGTGACCGTCTTCCAGCTGCCGGATACGACCGCAGAGACGATCGGCGCCCGCACCCATCCAGGGCGGTTGGCGCATGAACGGGCTGCGCGCGACCTGTCTGCCTATATTCGCGGGCTGCTGAACGGTGCAGCATCGCTTTGAAGCGATCAAAAAAAAGCCTTTGGACTTGCATCCAGAGGCTTTTTTGTATGGATATTTTTACCTAGACCTTATACAACATCATACCAAACAGGAAAGAAACAGTCTAGTATTTCTGCGGAATTTGTCCTACAGTGAGGTTGCCGGCAATTCTATATTTCGCTCTAATTTCCCCAATAGTACAAGCTGCCGTCCGTCAGCAACAGTGGAAGTAGTGTCCCCCGTGGCGATGAACAATCATCTCAATCAGAAAGACTTGCAAACGTATGTCAAAAACGTGCTAGGTTCAAGTTATGAGGTTAAGCAAGCAACGAGACTGCATGGCGGCGCGCAAAAAGTGATTTGGAAGGTGGATGCAACCAATGGATTTTCCTGCGTGCTGTATGTGTGGG is a genomic window containing:
- a CDS encoding putative selenate ABC transporter substrate-binding protein, translated to MFAMTRKTILALAALAAVLVLLAGCGGGSNGSGSNGGANSANEGAAANTPEVTPVFKIGGIPDQDVAVLTRRFGGVADYLSEQTGLTVEYVPTQDYAALVTAFQRGDIQLAWFGGLTGVQARNMTPGSEAIAMRPEDGEFHSVFIAQADLDVNSLSDLAGLSFAFGSESSTSGHLMPRHFLMQAGIDPEQDFDGTPNYTGSHDKTWQLVESGAYQAGALNAVVWKSRVEEGSIDLSKVKVVETTPAYFDYNWTINDVDAAYGDGTKEAVAAALLGMNMTEHAELLEPFQTDQFVETNNGNYAEIEEVAKQLGIIK
- a CDS encoding SGNH/GDSL hydrolase family protein, giving the protein MKASTNMKEYRLSDIEHLKVHGRTTGRLSPLTLFWTGSGIELNATGSELWIEVEVDYEQYEPWISLLVNGAVVSRQMLTAGRYWICLFRGMNAAKAKQIRLVKDLQAMSADPACSLHIHAVKSDGHILPVEEKPYKIEFIGDSITSGEGAIGAKEEEDWIPMWFSAVHNYAALTAEALNAEYRILSQSGWGVLTSWDNNPRGNLPDYYEQVCGLLTGEKNRALGAFEAHDFASWQPDVVVVNLGTNDGGAFHSPPWRDEATGETHQQRLLEDGTYHAEDVQAFEDAVVQFLRKLRRCNPQAQIVWAYGMLGIPMMPAIYRAVDAYRKQTGDRNVTVFQLPDTTAETIGARTHPGRLAHERAARDLSAYIRGLLNGAASL